The genomic stretch ATGTTCCCACGAGGAACAAAAGGAATCTCCAGTCTTTAGACTGGAGAGGGTTCAATAACGAAAAAAGGAGAAAATTAATGTTTAATACTGTTTGTCGCCGCATATCGCTCGGCGTCCTACTCCTGATGGTCGGCACAGTCCCCGCACTCATCGCGAGCGAGGAAATTAAATGGGAAAAAACGCTTGAGGACAGCATAACAAAAGCCGCTGAGACCGGCAAACCGATGATGATGGACTTCTATACCGATTGGTGAGGGTTCTGTAAGCGGCTGGATGCCGAAACGTTTACGGATGCACAGATTATCGAACTCTCTGAAAAGTTTGTTTCCGTCAAAGTGAATCCTGAAGATAAGAATTATCCGCTCAATGAAGAGACGCGGAATCGGTACGGTGTCGCTGCTTATCCAGCAGTCCTGTTTGTCAGTTCCGATGGGGGTCTCATCCAAAAGGCTTCAGGATTTCTCACACCGGAACAGTTTTCACCGATTATGCAGGATGCTTTGGCAAAAGAGGAAGTCTTTTCAAAGAAACTCGACGAACTCAAGAAGAAGCCAGACGATGCCAAACTCAACGCGCAAGTCGCGCTCACCTATCTCGAACGGAACCAGCTTGATAAAGGGGTCTCGTTCAGTGAGAAAGCGTTTGCGCATGATCCGAAAAATCGCACGAAGCTCATCCCCGACCTGCATAACCAATTGGGACTCGCTTACGGCGCGCTCGTTGAAGCGGCTATGCTTGCAAATACCGAAGAAGCCGAGACCCACTTTGAAAAGGCTGTCTCCCACTTCAAAACCGTCATAGACACGTACCCGAAAAGCAAGGCACATGAACCCGCTCAATACTACCTCGGCGTGACATACGCCATCAAAGGGAACTTTGAAGATGCGATTGCCGTGCTTGAGAAGTTATCCCGCCATGCCAAGGACGAGAACATAAGGCAGAACGCCGAGGTGATGCTGGAACGGGTCAAAGATTTGGCGAGTTCCAACTAACAATAGGACTTACGCACTTCCCCGGTAGGTTCGGTTTCTAACCGTACCTACACCACCATCAACTCAGAGATCTCATCTGGCGTTAGAAGTCGATACTGTCCAGATGGCAGGTTTCCTAACCGCAAATTACCAATTCGGACCCGCTT from Candidatus Poribacteria bacterium encodes the following:
- a CDS encoding tetratricopeptide repeat protein; translated protein: MNPEDKNYPLNEETRNRYGVAAYPAVLFVSSDGGLIQKASGFLTPEQFSPIMQDALAKEEVFSKKLDELKKKPDDAKLNAQVALTYLERNQLDKGVSFSEKAFAHDPKNRTKLIPDLHNQLGLAYGALVEAAMLANTEEAETHFEKAVSHFKTVIDTYPKSKAHEPAQYYLGVTYAIKGNFEDAIAVLEKLSRHAKDENIRQNAEVMLERVKDLASSN